The Paenibacillus sp. RC334 nucleotide sequence TGATGGGACTGTCGATTTTGGCGATTTTACCGAATAAAGAAACGATGAGAGCGCTGGAGGCGCAGGCAAGGGAGGAAATTCTTCGCAATGCGGATCACGCCCTGTATGAGCGTCGGAATGCTTCCATTGAGCAGGAGCGGCGTGTGAAGGAGAATGAGCTGAACACCGAAATTGCAGTGGAGACGAAAAAGAAGCAAATCCGCGAAACCCAGCTCGATGCCGAACGTTCAGTGAAGCAGAAGCAAAGCGAGATGAAGGAGGAGCAAATGCTTTTTGACACGGCTTTGGAGGAGAAAAAGCGTGAGCTGATTGAGTTGACCGTAATGAATAAAAAGGCGGAAGCCGATGCCAAGGCTTATGAACTGACGGCAGTCATGAAATCGTTGCAGGATGTCGAGCCGAACGTGCTTCAGGCTATGGCGAACATGGATATGAGCCCGGATAAGCTGATCGCCATTGCATTCCAGGAGCTTGCAGAAAATGCAGGGAAAATCGGTCAGCTAAACATTACACCGGATTTGTTGCAAGGTCTGATGTCCGCTAAGGGAACAGGCGGATCGGAAGGAACGAGAGGATCCGGAGGAAGAGCACGATGAGTACCCGGATGACAGAGCACAGGATCATTTTGGTGAAGCGAAAAACACGTCTGGAGGAACTGATTGTCCGGTATAACACGGTGCAGCAGGCCCAGTTTTTTATAGAACGGCTAGGTGCGGATTTCAGTGATTATGTGCTGGAGGATGAAAATTACCGCAGAGCGGTGGCAACGGCAGCATCGGAACTGACGACCTTGGGGAGGGTTCAGATTGTGGAGCGGGAGCATGTGCCCAACTTTATTTTTGGTGAGCAGGATACGGTGGTGGTGCTGGGTCAGGATGGGCTGGTGGCCAACACGTTAAAATACTTGACCGAGCAGCCGTTGATCGGTGTGAATCCAGATCCATTGCGCTGGGACGGAGTATTGCTGCCATTTACAGTATCGGATTTGCGCTGGGTTGTGCCAGATGTGTTCGTACACAGACGTCCGATCAAGGAGGTTACGCTGGCTAAGGCACAGCTAAATGACGGTCAGTCGTTGTACGCTGTGAACGATTTGTTCATCGGGCGCAAAACCCATGTTTCTGCGAGATATGAGCTGAGGCTGGAGGATCAGGTAGAGCAGCAATCCTCCAGCGGCATTATCGTTTCAACGGGGCTGGGCGCGACAGGCTGGTTGACCAGCGTGCTTGCCGGGGCGGCAGGGATTGTCGGCAGCGCTACGCAGCGCCCGATTTCGCTGACTCCAGATCATCTGGTGACGGGCGCCGTCTTCCATCAAGAAGCAGCAGCAGAAGGACAGCAACGAGGCCGGAGAAGCAACGGGCGCGACCATGGCAGTGACGATGACTATAGTCATGACAACCGCGCAACATGGAGTTCGCCATCGCTATATTTTACGGTGAGAGAACCATTTCCCAGTCGGACGACTGCTGCGGATCTTGTATTTGGTCAGGTGGAAGCTGAAAAACCGCTGCGGATTGCTTCGCAGATGCCGGAACATGGAGTCATTTTCAG carries:
- a CDS encoding sugar kinase, which encodes MSTRMTEHRIILVKRKTRLEELIVRYNTVQQAQFFIERLGADFSDYVLEDENYRRAVATAASELTTLGRVQIVEREHVPNFIFGEQDTVVVLGQDGLVANTLKYLTEQPLIGVNPDPLRWDGVLLPFTVSDLRWVVPDVFVHRRPIKEVTLAKAQLNDGQSLYAVNDLFIGRKTHVSARYELRLEDQVEQQSSSGIIVSTGLGATGWLTSVLAGAAGIVGSATQRPISLTPDHLVTGAVFHQEAAAEGQQRGRRSNGRDHGSDDDYSHDNRATWSSPSLYFTVREPFPSRTTAADLVFGQVEAEKPLRIASQMPEHGVIFSDGVESDFLEFNAGIEATIGPAEKKGHLVV
- a CDS encoding SPFH domain-containing protein, with translation MFGFNFVKFQPSEYVMKVKNGKVVREGVGLSFYYYAPTTSVVVAPVSSIDVPFIFEEMTHDFQAVTVQGQLTYRIVDYRRSTQILNYTYDLKANRYISDDPGKLAQRVINIAKVLTKKYLERVPLKEAVQSSERLAQSMAKDIAQHAEIEKLGIEVMGLSILAILPNKETMRALEAQAREEILRNADHALYERRNASIEQERRVKENELNTEIAVETKKKQIRETQLDAERSVKQKQSEMKEEQMLFDTALEEKKRELIELTVMNKKAEADAKAYELTAVMKSLQDVEPNVLQAMANMDMSPDKLIAIAFQELAENAGKIGQLNITPDLLQGLMSAKGTGGSEGTRGSGGRAR